In the genome of Rhodamnia argentea isolate NSW1041297 chromosome 3, ASM2092103v1, whole genome shotgun sequence, one region contains:
- the LOC115756697 gene encoding myelin transcription factor 1: MAKPTLDLIQNPQKFRNSKERKRRAKGMSFLAFVFSVFFYISIFYIFNLSPSQNFKNSKFWFFISNTLILIIAADYGSFSSSGKGRRDLLYEEYLARTSLVKDNSGGRFIPAVPHDPETIQENVSVVEEEKRVVSEETRAAADEREPEKEPCLKESQEEEEEEEEEEEVAKNGPQDDEAEKQVEVNGEAASETEKASEGTIAEENDEFSRMSDEELNRRVEEFIWKLKRQIQLQEVKEEGIFEKEEGKEV; the protein is encoded by the coding sequence ATGGCAAAACCCACACTAGATTTGATCCAAAACCCACAAAAATTCCGCAATTCCAAGGAACGCAAACGAAGGGCAAAGGGAATGTCGTTCTTGGCGTTCGTCTTCTCGGTCTTCTTCTACATCTCTATCTTCTACATCTTCAACCTGTCCCCATCCCAGAACTTCAAGAACAGCAAGTTCTGGTTCTTCATCTCCAACACCCTCATCCTCATCATCGCGGCGGACTATGGATCTTTCTCCTCATCGGGCAAGGGGAGGCGCGACCTCCTCTACGAGGAGTACCTTGCGCGCACTAGCCTAGTGAAGGACAATAGTGGCGGCAGGTTTATTCCCGCGGTTCCGCATGACCCGGAAACCATCCAGGAAAATGTCTCCGTGGTAGAAGAAGAGAAGCGCGTCGTCTCGGAGGAAACACGAGCAGCAGCGGACGAGAGGGAGCCGGAAAAAGAGCCCTGCTTGAAGGAGAGccaggaggaggaagaagaagaagaggaggaagaagaggtggCGAAGAATGGTCCTCAAGATGATGAAGCTGAGAAGCAAGTGGAAGTTAATGGCGAAGCGGCGAGCGAGACCGAGAAAGCTAGCGAGGGGACGATTGCTGAAGAGAACGATGAGTTCTCGAGGATGTCGGATGAGGAGTTGAACAGGAGGGTTGAGGAGTTCATTTGGAAACTCAAGAGGCAGATTCAGCTTCAAGAGGTTAAAGAAgagggaatttttgaaaaagaagaagggaaagaagttTGA
- the LOC125314136 gene encoding uncharacterized protein LOC125314136, which produces MIAKSRLGEDHVAILRKLFERLRKYRLRLNPAKRVFGARSGKLLGFMVGSRGIEIDPSKVKAICELRPPSSVKEVRDLLGRLNYVARFISRLSEIARPFFKLLKKNAKIVWDIECQTAFLKIQHYLTHSPFLVPPVPGVPLILYPTIHKESLGVRLERKRPSDGKECAIYYLSKKFSDSQANYSEVEKTCVALVWVLHRLRQYTLHHQIMLTTECDPIKYPLEKPALVGKLAKWQILISEFDVRTMTQKSVKGRAIADMLAESAAGSQIEDGIDPLDDRVLPITTEKWIMYFDGAVSLSGSGTRAVLISPDGQHYPVAAKLLFPCTNNIAEYEACILGLQAAVEMEIRRLQVYGDSALIILQTEGKWKTRDPKLIPYHEFPEDIIEEFDEIAFEYLPEPENRVADALATLSSMFQVTAGSDIEPLRIEILKHSAYSMLIEEEADREPRYQDIKVYLQTGEFPEGSEAADRKYPMKLSSKFFLGGDALYKRSYDSVLLRCVDAKEANRLMTEIHEAKNVARFLRQDIFARYGAPEAIITDNGSNLNNKVVDEVLEIPSLRIPSRLKLSEAEWIQQRYEQLNMIDEKRLQAICHGRFYQKRVAKSFNRKVRPRLFEIGDLVLKKRLAFIPHPGGKFTPNYKGPYLIKKVLPGGALILGEMDGRVRSSPVNADMVKKYFP; this is translated from the exons atgatcgcgAAGTCAAGATTAGGCGAAGACCATGTTGCGATCCTCCGCAAGCTATTTGAGCGCCTACGTAAATACCGATTACGCCTCAATCCCGCAAAGCGTGTATTTGGGGCAAGGTCCGGGAAATTATTGGGCTTCATGGTCGGTAGTAGGGGCATCGAGATCGATCCGTCCAAGGTGAAGGCCATATGCGAGCTACGACCCCCATCTTCTGTGAAGGAAGTTCGCGATTTGCTGGGGAGATTGaactatgtggcaagattcataTCCCGGCTATCAGAGATCGCcaggccatttttcaagcttctcaagaagaatgcaaagattGTATGGGATATTGAATGTCAGACCGCTTTCCTGAAAATTCAGCATTATCTGACCCATTCCCCGTTTCTGGTTCCGCCTGTTCCTGGTGTGCCTCTAATCCTTTATCCGACCATTCACAAGGAGTCCTTGGGAGTCAGATTGGAGCGAAAAAGACCATCAGATGGAAAAGAATGCGCAATATACTATCTCAGCAAGAAATTCTCCGATTCCCAAGCCAATTACTCGgaggtcgagaagacttgcgtagCTTTAGTTTGGGTATTACACAGATTGCGGCAGTATACCCTTCACCATCAGATTATGTTAaccaccgaatgtgatcccaTCAAGTATCCGCTGGAAAAGCCGGCGTTGGTTGGAAAATTGGCCAAGTGGCAGATTCTTATTTCCGAGTTCGATGTGCGGACCATGACACAGAAGTCGGTGAAAGGTCGAGCTATAGCAGACATGTTAGCAGAGAGCGCTGCAGGATCACAGATTGAAGATGGGATAGATCCTCTCGATGATCGTGTTTTACCGATCACTACAGAAAAGTGGATCATGTACTTCGACGGAGCTGTTAGCTTATCCGGATCCGGCACGAGGGCAGTCCTTATCTCTCCGGATGGCCAACACTATCCAGTAGCCGCTAAGTTattgtttccgtgcaccaataacatcgcTGAATACGAGGCCTGCATTCTCGGGCTACAGGCTGCCGTAGAGATGGAAATCCGAAGACTGCAGGTTTATGGCGACTCTGCTCTCATTATCCTTCAGACAGAAGGCAAGTGGAAAACTCGTGACCCGAAGTTGATCCCATATCACGAGTTTCCGGAAGATATAATCGAAGAGTTTGATGAGATagcgttcgagtatcttccCGAGCCCGAGAACCGGGTCGCAGACGCGTTGGCCACCTTATCCTCAATGTTCCAAGTGACTGCGGGTTCGGACATCGAGCCATTGAGAATTGAAATCTTGAAGCATTCTGCTTACTccatgctaatagaagaagaggcaGATAGAGAGCCCCGGTATCAAGATATTAAGGTTTACCTGCAGACCGGAGAGTTTCCTGAAGGTAGTGAAGCGGCTGACAGGAAATATCCGATGAAACTGtcttcaaagtttttcctcGGCGGCGATGCGTTGTACAAGAGGTCATATGACTCCGTTCTTCTGAGATGCGTTGATGCCAAGGAGGCCAATCGGTTGATGACCGAAATCCATGAGG CCAAGAACGTAGCCAGGTTTTTACGTCAAGATATATTTGCCCGATATGGAGCGCCGGAGGCTATAATCACTGACAACGGCTCAAACCTCAACAACAAGGTGGTTGATGAGGTTCTTG AGATTCCATCACTCAGGATTCCATCACGATTGAAACTATCAGAAGCAGAGTGGATTCAACAGAGATATGAACAGTTGAATATGATCGACGAGAAAAGACTgcaggctatctgtcatggtcggtTTTACCAGAAACGTGTGGCAAAGTCGTTCAATCGTAAAGTTCGTCCCCGGCTTTTCGAGATCGGTGACTTGGTGTTGAAGAAGAGATTAGCATTTATACCGCACCCCGGAGGCAAGTTCACGCCAAACTATAAAGGGCCATATTTGATCAAGAAAGTCCTCCCTGGTGGCGCGTTGATTTTAGGCGAGATGGACGGCCGTGTCCGGTCGAGCCCAGTAAATGCCGATATGGTGAAGAAGtatttcccatga